One window from the genome of Marinobacter sp. LV10R510-11A encodes:
- a CDS encoding IS3 family transposase, whose amino-acid sequence MAASLPNGLTERLACKVLNLCRNTVRSVRQRLSFTGPQEPPLRCRKDARQPKALDAKEQQQVLDVLNSESHCNQPPIQVYHNLLQQGRYLCSVSTMHRLLRKQNLQGERRAQRAPQSNPIPRLLATEPNQVWTWDIAKLPTRKRGEYLSLYVVMDLFSRYIVAWMLSRKENSALSSQLMDEAAHRYDIVPGHLTLHQDRGAPMTAHCYLDLLSELAITASHSRPRVSNDNPMSEAQFKTLKYQPDYPRRFDHYDHAMRWCNDYVEWYNHMHHHSSLEGFTAYSGPS is encoded by the coding sequence ATGGCAGCGTCATTACCCAACGGCCTTACAGAACGATTGGCCTGCAAGGTCTTGAACCTTTGTCGCAATACTGTTCGGTCAGTGCGTCAGAGATTGAGCTTCACCGGCCCTCAGGAACCCCCTTTGCGCTGCAGAAAAGACGCCAGGCAACCCAAGGCCTTGGACGCGAAAGAACAGCAGCAGGTACTCGATGTGTTGAACAGCGAAAGCCACTGCAATCAGCCACCCATACAGGTCTATCACAACCTGCTTCAACAAGGCCGATACCTGTGTTCGGTAAGCACCATGCATCGCTTGCTACGTAAACAAAACCTGCAGGGCGAACGACGCGCTCAGCGCGCACCACAATCGAATCCGATACCGCGCCTATTGGCCACAGAGCCCAATCAGGTCTGGACGTGGGACATTGCCAAACTGCCGACGCGTAAGCGCGGTGAGTACTTGTCTCTGTACGTAGTTATGGATTTGTTCAGTCGCTATATTGTCGCCTGGATGCTGTCCCGCAAGGAAAATAGCGCCCTGTCATCACAACTGATGGACGAAGCCGCGCATCGCTACGACATCGTGCCTGGCCATCTTACGCTGCACCAAGACCGTGGTGCTCCCATGACCGCCCACTGTTACCTAGACTTGCTCTCCGAGCTGGCCATAACCGCCAGTCATAGCCGGCCCCGCGTGAGCAATGATAACCCAATGAGTGAAGCACAATTTAAAACACTCAAGTACCAGCCAGACTACCCGCGACGCTTTGATCATTATGACCATGCCATGCGCTGGTGTAACGATTACGTGGAGTGGTACAACCATATGCACCACCACAGCAGTCTTGAAGGATTTACTGCGTATTCCGGCCCATCATGA
- a CDS encoding antitoxin Xre/MbcA/ParS toxin-binding domain-containing protein — MITIGRSEKRLEKEVFRPDQDESELKLETVIIFGARRGAEIRKQQGEYSAFFREGLPVGSIERLFKFLGVSNAEGLHLLSLTSATYSRRKVKGKLDSTESDRVYRYAKLSRLAAEMFHGDKEAARGWLKTPAHAFKGETPLERARTEYGADQVEQLTGRIRHGIPT; from the coding sequence ATGATAACTATTGGGCGTAGCGAAAAAAGGTTAGAAAAAGAAGTTTTTCGACCTGATCAGGATGAGTCCGAGCTCAAACTTGAGACCGTCATCATTTTCGGTGCTCGTCGTGGAGCTGAGATCCGCAAGCAGCAAGGTGAGTATTCAGCATTTTTCCGGGAAGGGCTGCCTGTCGGTTCAATCGAACGGCTCTTCAAGTTCCTCGGGGTGAGTAACGCTGAGGGCCTTCATCTTTTAAGCTTGACCTCTGCCACCTACAGTCGAAGAAAGGTGAAGGGCAAGCTGGACTCAACGGAATCTGATCGGGTTTATCGCTACGCAAAGCTATCCAGACTGGCGGCCGAGATGTTTCACGGTGATAAGGAAGCCGCCCGGGGCTGGCTGAAGACGCCGGCCCATGCTTTCAAAGGTGAAACGCCCCTTGAGCGAGCCAGAACAGAATACGGTGCTGACCAGGTCGAGCAGCTGACTGGCCGGATACGCCACGGCATCCCAACATGA
- the istB gene encoding IS21-like element helper ATPase IstB — protein sequence MSTLKTLTRLRDLKLGGMAAALEHQQNQPGTYDELSFTERLELLLDREFQTREHRKQDRLVRQARFKLRASVQDIDYQHPRNLKKAQVAQLAQTNWLERGQNLLVTGPCGSGKTYLGCAIGHQACLNGLSARYYRISRLMLELTQAKADGTYQKTLSQLAKINLLILDDWGLEALNPAHRNDLMEIMDDRHGTHSTLIISQLPIDQWYAAIGDNTLADAILDRLMHNAHRWALNGESMRKRLQEID from the coding sequence ATGAGCACCCTCAAGACTCTGACACGACTGAGAGACCTGAAGCTGGGCGGCATGGCCGCCGCCCTGGAACATCAACAAAACCAGCCAGGCACCTATGACGAGCTATCGTTCACCGAACGCCTGGAACTGTTACTCGACCGGGAGTTCCAGACACGGGAGCACCGAAAGCAGGATCGCCTGGTTCGCCAAGCTCGCTTCAAGCTCCGGGCCTCAGTCCAGGACATCGACTACCAGCACCCGCGCAATCTCAAAAAAGCCCAAGTGGCACAGTTGGCCCAGACCAATTGGCTGGAACGAGGACAGAACCTGCTGGTCACCGGCCCCTGCGGGAGCGGCAAAACATACTTGGGCTGTGCCATCGGCCATCAGGCCTGTCTGAACGGTCTCAGTGCTCGGTATTATCGAATCTCCCGATTAATGCTGGAACTGACTCAGGCCAAAGCAGATGGTACCTACCAGAAGACCCTGAGCCAGCTGGCCAAAATAAACCTGCTGATCCTGGACGACTGGGGGCTGGAAGCCCTGAACCCCGCGCACCGAAACGACCTGATGGAGATCATGGATGATCGGCACGGCACCCACTCAACCCTGATCATCAGCCAACTGCCCATCGATCAGTGGTATGCCGCGATCGGTGACAACACCCTGGCCGACGCGATCCTGGATCGGCTGATGCATAACGCCCATCGCTGGGCACTAAATGGAGAATCGATGAGAAAACGACTTCAGGAAATTGACTGA
- a CDS encoding nucleotidyltransferase domain-containing protein: MTDRKRYSLKNLVKQCDPDAPVSQDMIDWENAKLIGLEQTVMDNQVDIREAVLKFRELLSGEVTQLVLFGSRTRGDYRPDSDADVAVLLRGEPGDFVEMKLGLACLAYEVLLQTGVRIRPFPVWETEWCDPEKSQHRDTLEVIAREGITLWQA; the protein is encoded by the coding sequence ATGACCGACAGAAAAAGATACTCCCTAAAGAATCTTGTAAAACAGTGTGACCCCGATGCGCCAGTTTCCCAGGACATGATCGACTGGGAAAATGCAAAGCTGATCGGCCTTGAGCAAACGGTAATGGATAATCAGGTTGATATCCGGGAGGCCGTTCTAAAGTTTCGGGAGTTACTTTCAGGTGAGGTCACACAGTTGGTTCTGTTTGGTAGCCGAACCCGTGGCGATTACAGGCCCGACAGTGATGCCGATGTGGCCGTTCTACTTCGTGGCGAGCCTGGGGATTTTGTCGAAATGAAACTAGGCCTTGCCTGCCTGGCTTACGAAGTGCTGCTGCAGACTGGCGTTCGTATTCGACCATTTCCGGTTTGGGAAACCGAATGGTGTGACCCTGAAAAGTCCCAGCACCGGGATACCCTGGAAGTCATCGCCCGCGAGGGCATCACCCTCTGGCAAGCCTGA
- a CDS encoding DUF4160 domain-containing protein, giving the protein MDHRPAHVHVIGKGGEAVFILNCHSGPPELRESYRFNSPELKRIAPALSAELLALCAKWREFHGYD; this is encoded by the coding sequence ATCGACCATCGACCGGCGCACGTCCATGTCATCGGCAAAGGCGGTGAGGCAGTATTTATTCTGAACTGCCACAGTGGGCCACCGGAGTTGCGCGAAAGCTATCGCTTCAACTCACCCGAGCTCAAACGTATTGCGCCTGCACTATCGGCAGAACTGTTGGCGTTATGCGCCAAATGGAGGGAATTTCATGGCTATGACTGA
- the istA gene encoding IS21 family transposase → MPAKRMPMRKIREVLRLRLEAGLSIRQISASTKTSVGAIQKLLSRANALEITWPLPEDVDDGRLAAMFYPGSDPTSSSRYQVPDWTTVYQELKRKDVTKQLLWEEYTARYPNRCYSYSQYCDRFRHWQKQQKRSMRQIHKAGEKCFVDYCGPTVPIINPQTGEIRTAQVFVAVLGASNYTYAEATWSQGLQDWLLSHVRTFEFFCGIPEMVIPDNLRSGVSKACRYDPDLNPSYQQLAAHYQVAVLPARPYKPKDKSKAEVGVQIVERWILARLRHHTFFTLADLNQCIRSLLDDLNSRPFKRLPGNRQEAFKTLDQPALRALPKHPYEYVEIRRCRVNIDYHIEFQQHHYSVPHQYVGERVDIHASERLVQIYFRQRQIASHPRSHQFGITTESGHMPTRHRKQQQWTPGRLKNWARDIGPDTLIWVSDRLDEREHPEQAYRVCLGLLNLSKAYPSPRLNASCRIANREGLNRLKHIKAILQSNRDKLPEQLPLHAELPQHHENIRGPKSFH, encoded by the coding sequence ATGCCAGCTAAGAGAATGCCAATGCGCAAAATCAGAGAAGTACTTCGTCTGCGGCTGGAAGCCGGGCTCTCGATCCGGCAGATCAGCGCCAGCACCAAGACCAGTGTCGGAGCCATCCAGAAGCTCTTGTCTCGGGCCAATGCCTTAGAGATTACCTGGCCATTGCCAGAGGATGTGGACGATGGCCGCCTGGCGGCCATGTTCTATCCCGGCTCCGATCCCACCTCATCTTCACGCTATCAGGTGCCTGACTGGACGACGGTTTACCAGGAACTCAAGCGCAAAGACGTCACCAAGCAGTTGCTGTGGGAGGAGTACACCGCTCGTTACCCCAACCGGTGTTACAGCTACTCTCAATACTGTGACCGCTTCCGGCACTGGCAAAAGCAGCAAAAGCGCTCCATGCGCCAGATCCACAAGGCCGGTGAAAAGTGCTTCGTGGATTATTGCGGCCCCACCGTACCCATCATCAACCCGCAAACCGGCGAAATCCGCACGGCTCAGGTGTTTGTCGCCGTGCTGGGGGCCTCTAATTACACCTACGCGGAAGCCACTTGGAGCCAGGGATTGCAGGACTGGCTGCTGAGTCACGTGCGCACCTTTGAATTCTTCTGTGGCATTCCGGAGATGGTAATCCCCGATAATCTCCGTAGCGGTGTCAGCAAAGCCTGTCGATACGATCCGGACCTGAATCCCAGCTACCAGCAACTGGCGGCGCACTATCAGGTCGCGGTGCTACCCGCACGGCCCTACAAGCCCAAGGATAAATCCAAGGCGGAAGTGGGCGTACAAATCGTTGAGCGCTGGATCCTGGCCCGATTACGTCACCACACCTTCTTCACCTTGGCCGACCTGAACCAGTGCATCCGGTCCCTGCTGGATGACCTGAACAGCCGGCCGTTCAAACGACTTCCGGGGAACCGGCAGGAAGCCTTCAAGACGCTCGATCAGCCCGCTCTAAGGGCACTACCCAAACACCCCTATGAGTACGTCGAGATCCGGCGTTGCCGGGTCAACATCGATTACCACATCGAGTTCCAGCAGCATCACTACTCGGTGCCGCACCAGTATGTGGGCGAACGAGTGGATATCCATGCCAGTGAGCGTCTGGTGCAGATCTACTTCCGGCAACGGCAGATCGCCAGCCATCCTCGCAGTCACCAGTTCGGTATCACCACCGAGTCAGGACACATGCCCACCCGCCACCGAAAGCAACAACAGTGGACGCCCGGACGCCTCAAGAACTGGGCACGGGATATCGGGCCAGACACCCTGATCTGGGTCAGTGACCGACTGGATGAACGGGAGCATCCGGAGCAGGCCTACCGGGTCTGCCTCGGGTTGCTGAACCTGAGCAAGGCCTACCCCAGTCCACGGCTGAATGCCAGTTGCCGTATCGCTAATCGGGAGGGCCTGAACCGGCTGAAACACATCAAGGCCATTCTCCAGAGCAACCGCGACAAGCTGCCGGAACAACTGCCCTTGCACGCAGAACTGCCCCAGCACCACGAGAACATCCGTGGCCCGAAGAGCTTCCACTAG
- a CDS encoding DUF2442 domain-containing protein, whose amino-acid sequence MAMTDDVIKQAEDRMAAERSHAHATAARYNRRNNRVIVSLHTGLELALPPHLVEGLADATPDALSEIEISPSGLGLHWPQLDVDLYVPALLEGQFGTKEWMARELGAAGGKSRSSAKSNAARANGLKGGRPRKKQG is encoded by the coding sequence ATGGCTATGACTGATGATGTCATCAAGCAGGCAGAAGACCGTATGGCCGCCGAACGCAGCCATGCTCACGCCACGGCAGCCCGATACAATCGCCGTAACAATCGAGTAATTGTCAGCCTTCACACAGGGCTTGAGCTCGCACTTCCCCCGCACCTGGTAGAAGGGCTTGCCGATGCGACGCCGGATGCCTTATCCGAGATCGAAATATCGCCCTCTGGGCTCGGGCTGCACTGGCCTCAACTCGATGTTGATCTCTATGTGCCAGCGCTCCTAGAGGGGCAGTTTGGCACCAAGGAGTGGATGGCTCGCGAACTTGGTGCAGCAGGCGGAAAAAGCCGTAGCTCAGCCAAGAGCAACGCCGCCAGAGCGAATGGCCTCAAGGGGGGCAGACCCCGGAAAAAACAAGGATAA
- a CDS encoding RES family NAD+ phosphorylase, which translates to MSDETFHRISDPEYAKNPRQMLSGEGSYLHGGRWNTPGHHVIYLSQSLSLAAYEQLVHVPLSVLQPFKRIEIYVPEELIMVLDDSALGDGWNEPFSKDAEAIGDQWIESGKSLALSVPSALIPGERNILISPEHPDFHAVTTSDVMDFNYDARLADIPKK; encoded by the coding sequence ATGAGTGATGAGACTTTTCACCGTATAAGCGATCCTGAGTACGCTAAGAACCCCCGCCAGATGCTCTCCGGCGAGGGTTCGTACCTTCACGGGGGGCGTTGGAACACGCCCGGCCATCACGTTATCTATCTTTCTCAGAGCCTTTCACTGGCGGCTTACGAGCAGCTTGTTCACGTACCTCTCAGCGTCCTGCAGCCGTTCAAGCGCATAGAGATTTATGTCCCTGAAGAGTTGATAATGGTGCTAGATGATAGCGCCCTGGGCGATGGCTGGAATGAGCCTTTTAGTAAAGATGCTGAGGCTATTGGAGATCAATGGATTGAATCCGGAAAATCCCTAGCCCTGTCGGTACCCAGTGCCCTGATTCCCGGAGAGCGCAACATTCTTATATCCCCCGAACATCCCGACTTCCACGCAGTCACCACCAGTGATGTGATGGATTTTAACTACGATGCTCGCCTCGCAGACATTCCCAAGAAATAA
- a CDS encoding metallophosphatase domain-containing protein, giving the protein MRLVCISDTHSLHRRIPDIPDGDVLIHAGDCLGAGTLENVEDLNDWLGTLPHRHKIVIAGNHDWVFQEAPALARDALTNAIYLEDSGIVIEGVRFWGSPWTPTFLDWAFMLDRGEALHDRWMQIPEDTDVLITHGPPKGIGDEASMGFRCQNVGCVDLLHRIEQMRLKAHVFGHIHEGYGEYTLGNTRLVNASTCTVRYEPTNPAIVLDI; this is encoded by the coding sequence TTGAGGCTCGTTTGTATTTCTGACACCCACAGCCTACACCGGCGCATTCCAGACATTCCGGACGGCGACGTATTGATCCATGCCGGTGATTGCCTAGGTGCGGGCACCCTGGAGAATGTGGAAGACCTCAATGATTGGCTGGGTACCCTGCCCCATCGCCACAAAATTGTGATTGCCGGAAACCATGACTGGGTATTTCAGGAGGCGCCGGCGCTGGCCAGAGACGCGCTGACCAACGCAATCTATCTTGAGGATAGCGGCATTGTAATTGAGGGTGTCAGATTTTGGGGGTCACCCTGGACGCCAACATTTTTGGATTGGGCGTTCATGCTGGATCGCGGGGAAGCCCTGCATGATCGATGGATGCAGATTCCAGAAGACACTGATGTACTCATTACCCACGGCCCGCCAAAAGGCATCGGGGATGAGGCGTCCATGGGGTTTCGATGCCAAAATGTTGGGTGCGTGGACCTGCTACATCGAATAGAACAGATGCGGCTGAAAGCGCATGTTTTTGGCCACATTCATGAGGGCTATGGAGAGTACACCCTGGGCAATACCCGTCTTGTTAATGCCAGCACATGTACGGTCCGATATGAGCCGACGAATCCAGCTATCGTTTTGGACATCTGA